Proteins from a single region of Oryza brachyantha chromosome 6, ObraRS2, whole genome shotgun sequence:
- the LOC121054658 gene encoding uncharacterized protein LOC121054658, with protein MNPPQPERRRGGPPSDPNDDVLGEIFLRIPPDDPAVLVRLSAVCSRWRRLLTDPDFLRSYRALHGPPPILGFFCEPNVCSGFIPTTAFRLIVPSRFVRWLPCDCRHGRALFIHVPASSQLLAWDPMTGAERLLRVPEIWSYMSWSASVFCAVDGCNHLNCHGGPFRVALVGTDFWKPTIAAVYSSETDAWSDPTYIGPPNFIFMPRTPSVLVGNTLYVLCGRNSILEFDMARMRLARIPTPFMHNMDWGETCLVTADGGGLGFAAIEGQSRLHLWSKEEATDRWNHSAVKDLETLLPRHAISSSIELIGFANSVRVIVVKTLAGVFTVELGSSERAKMVTTRSEIVAAFPFMSFCTPDHSRARLPPPG; from the exons ATGAATCCGCCGcagccggagcgccgccgcggcggcccgcCGTCGGACCCGAACGACGACGTGCTCGGTGAAATCTTCCTCCGCATCCCGCCGGACGACCCCGCGGTCCTCGTCCGCCTCTCCGCCGTCTGCAGCCGgtggcgccgcctcctcaccGACCCCGACTTCCTCCGCTCCTACCGCGCCCTCCACGGACCGCCTCCGATCCTAGGCTTCTTCTGCGAACCGAACGTATGCTCTGGATTCATCCCCACCACCGCCTTCCGCCTGATCGTTCCCAGCCGCTTCGTGCGCTGGTTGCCGTGTGACTGCCGCCACGGCCGCGCCCTGTTCATCCACGTGCCCGCATCATCCCAACTACTCGCATGGGACCCCATGACCGGCGCAGAGCGGCTACTGCGTGTGCCAGAGATCTGGAGTTACATGTCCTGGAGCGCGTCCGTGTTCTGCGCGGTGGACGGCTGCAATCATCTCAACTGCCACGGCGGCCCCTTCCGCGTCGCGTTGGTCGGCACCGATTTCTGGAAACCCACGATTGCCGCCGTCTACTCGTCGGAGACTGATGCGTGGAGCGATCCGACCTACATTGGTCCCCCGAATTTCATTTTCATGCCGAGAACACCAAGCGTCCTCGTGGGGAACACGCTGTACGTCCTCTGCGGCAGGAACAGTATCCTGGAGTTCGACATGGCCAGGATGAGGTTAGCGAGGATCCCCACGCCGTTCATGCACAATATGGACTGGGGCGAAACTTGCCTCGTGACGGCGGACGGTGGCGGGCTGGGGTTCGCCGCCATCGAGGGCCAGTCCAGACTCCACCTGTGGTCCAAGGAGGAGGCCACGGATCGATGGAACCACTCCGCAGTCAAGGATCTCGAGACGCTGCTGCCCCGCCATGCAATCTCCTCGAGTATTGAGTTGATTGGCTTCGCCAACAGCGTCCGTGTCATCGTCGTCAAGACGCTTGCTGGCGTCTTCACCGTTGAGCTGGGATCATCTGAACGAGCCAAGATGGTGACAACGAGAAGTGAGATCGTTGCTGCTTTTCCGTTCATGAGCTTCTGCACTCCAG ATCATTCTAGAGCCAGATTGCCACCGCCAGGATGA
- the LOC107304316 gene encoding uncharacterized protein LOC107304316 isoform X1: MNPPQPERRRGGPPSDPNDDVLGEIFLRIPPDDPTVLVRLSAVCSRWRRLLTDPDFLRSYRILHGPPPILGFFCEPKVCSGFIPTTAFRPIVPSRSVRWLPCDSRHGRALFIRDPESSQLLALDPMTGAERLLRVPEIWSYMSWTWSASVFCAVGGCNHLNCHGGPFRVALVGTDFWKPTIAAVYSSETDAWSDPTYIGPPNFISLPRAASVLVGNALYVLCCGNNILEFDMATIRLAEISPPFVDYVYWCHACLVTAEGGGLGFAAIKGQTRLHLWSKEEATDRWNLCAVKDLETLLPRYAISPMIALIGFAEGVRVIVVRTCAGIFTIELGSSERVKVVTMRGEINAAFPFMSFCTPELMLEVLSSDAQFKQRREFTIGTI; encoded by the exons ATGAATCCGCCGcagccggagcgccgccgcggcggcccgcCGTCGGACCCGAACGACGACGTGCTCGGTGAGATCTTCCTCCGCATCCCTCCGGACGACCCCACGGTCCTCGTCCGCCTCTCCGCCGTCTGCAGCCGgtggcgccgcctcctcaccGACCCCGACTTCCTCCGCTCCTACCGCATCCTCCACGGACCGCCTCCGATCCTAGGCTTCTTCTGCGAACCGAAGGTATGCTCTGGATTCATCCCCACCACCGCCTTCCGCCCGATCGTTCCCAGCCGCTCCGTGCGCTGGTTGCCGTGCGACTCCCGCCACGGCCGCGCCCTGTTCATCCGCGACCCCGAATCATCCCAACTACTCGCATTGGACCCCATGACCGGCGCAGAGCGGCTACTGCGTGTGCCAGAGATCTGGAGTTACATGTCCTGGACCTGGAGCGCGTCCGTGTTCTGCGCGGTGGGCGGCTGCAATCATCTCAACTGCCACGGCGGCCCCTTCCGCGTCGCGTTGGTCGGCACCGATTTCTGGAAACCCACGATTGCTGCGGTCTACTCGTCGGAGACTGATGCGTGGAGCGATCCGACCTACATTGGTCCCCCGAATTTCATCTCCCTGCCGAGAGCAGCAAGCGTCCTCGTGGGGAACGCGCTGTACGTCCTCTGCTGCGGGAACAATATCCTGGAGTTCGACATGGCCACGATTAGGTTAGCGGAGATCTCGCCGCCGTTCGTGGACTATGTGTACTGGTGCCACGCTTGCCTCGTGACGGCGGAGGGTGGCGGGCTGGGATTCGCTGCCATCAAGGGTCAGACCAGACTCCACCTGTGGTCCAAGGAGGAGGCCACTGATCGATGGAACCTCTGCGCAGTCAAGGATCTCGAGACGCTGCTCCCCCGCTATGCAATCTCCCCGATGATTGCGTTGATTGGCTTCGCCGAAGGCGTCCGTGTTATCGTCGTCAGGACGTGTGCTGGCATCTTCACCATTGAGCTGGGATCATCTGAACGAGTCAAGGTGGTGACGATGAGAGGTGAAATCAATGCTGCTTTTCCTTTCATGAGCTTCTGCACTCCAG AGCTGATGCTTGAAGTTCTTTCTTCTGATGCGCAATTTAAGCAAAGAAGAGAGTTCACTATTGGTACAAtttag
- the LOC107304316 gene encoding uncharacterized protein LOC107304316 isoform X2 produces the protein MNPPQPERRRGGPPSDPNDDVLGEIFLRIPPDDPTVLVRLSAVCSRWRRLLTDPDFLRSYRILHGPPPILGFFCEPKVCSGFIPTTAFRPIVPSRSVRWLPCDSRHGRALFIRDPESSQLLALDPMTGAERLLRVPEIWSYMSWTWSASVFCAVGGCNHLNCHGGPFRVALVGTDFWKPTIAAVYSSETDAWSDPTYIGPPNFISLPRAASVLVGNALYVLCCGNNILEFDMATIRLAEISPPFVDYVYWCHACLVTAEGGGLGFAAIKGQTRLHLWSKEEATDRWNLCAVKDLETLLPRYAISPMIALIGFAEGVRVIVVRTCAGIFTIELGSSERVKVVTMRGEINAAFPFMSFCTPDHSRARLPPPE, from the exons ATGAATCCGCCGcagccggagcgccgccgcggcggcccgcCGTCGGACCCGAACGACGACGTGCTCGGTGAGATCTTCCTCCGCATCCCTCCGGACGACCCCACGGTCCTCGTCCGCCTCTCCGCCGTCTGCAGCCGgtggcgccgcctcctcaccGACCCCGACTTCCTCCGCTCCTACCGCATCCTCCACGGACCGCCTCCGATCCTAGGCTTCTTCTGCGAACCGAAGGTATGCTCTGGATTCATCCCCACCACCGCCTTCCGCCCGATCGTTCCCAGCCGCTCCGTGCGCTGGTTGCCGTGCGACTCCCGCCACGGCCGCGCCCTGTTCATCCGCGACCCCGAATCATCCCAACTACTCGCATTGGACCCCATGACCGGCGCAGAGCGGCTACTGCGTGTGCCAGAGATCTGGAGTTACATGTCCTGGACCTGGAGCGCGTCCGTGTTCTGCGCGGTGGGCGGCTGCAATCATCTCAACTGCCACGGCGGCCCCTTCCGCGTCGCGTTGGTCGGCACCGATTTCTGGAAACCCACGATTGCTGCGGTCTACTCGTCGGAGACTGATGCGTGGAGCGATCCGACCTACATTGGTCCCCCGAATTTCATCTCCCTGCCGAGAGCAGCAAGCGTCCTCGTGGGGAACGCGCTGTACGTCCTCTGCTGCGGGAACAATATCCTGGAGTTCGACATGGCCACGATTAGGTTAGCGGAGATCTCGCCGCCGTTCGTGGACTATGTGTACTGGTGCCACGCTTGCCTCGTGACGGCGGAGGGTGGCGGGCTGGGATTCGCTGCCATCAAGGGTCAGACCAGACTCCACCTGTGGTCCAAGGAGGAGGCCACTGATCGATGGAACCTCTGCGCAGTCAAGGATCTCGAGACGCTGCTCCCCCGCTATGCAATCTCCCCGATGATTGCGTTGATTGGCTTCGCCGAAGGCGTCCGTGTTATCGTCGTCAGGACGTGTGCTGGCATCTTCACCATTGAGCTGGGATCATCTGAACGAGTCAAGGTGGTGACGATGAGAGGTGAAATCAATGCTGCTTTTCCTTTCATGAGCTTCTGCACTCCAG ATCATTCTAGAGCTAGATTGCCACCGCCGGAATGA